The genomic interval TACTAGAAAAGTTTTAAATAATCACAAGAATTAAAATTTTGTGTATTTCCGAATGCTTATTTTCATGTTACATTTATTTATAACTAATTAAGCAACTAGTGAAATTTAGTCTTGTGGAAGCCAAAAAGGAGATTTTTCTATACATATTAATAATTATTTATTTTAGAAAAATCAAAATAAAAAGAGAGAAGAAATTTACGGAGGTAGGATTCAAATGACAAAAACGATTATTAAGGCACCATTTAGAGCAGACCATGTAGGAAGTTTACTTCGTCCACAATCCATTCATGATGCAAGAAAGAAGTTTGCTGATGGAGTTATTACTTCAGAAGAGCTACGCGCTGTTGAAACAGAAGAAATTAAACGAATTGTCGACAAGCAAATTGAAATTGGCCTGCAAGCAGTAACAGATGGAGAATTTCGTCGTAGATTCTGGCATACCGATTTCATGGAGCATTTAAATGGGGTAGAAGGTTATGTACCTGACCATGGATATAAATTTAATGGGGTTGAAACTGAGGCATATGATGTACGCGTAACTGGAAAGGTTTCTTTTAATCTAAATCATCCTCATCTAAAAGATTTTAAAGAATTCTACGAGATTGTTGGAGATCGTGCCGTTGCAAAAATGACAATCCCAAGTCCAAATCAACTTTTTAATGCAGGTATTCGTAATGAAGAAATCTATCCAAATATTGAAGATTATGCAAATGATATTATCCAAGCTTATCGTGATGCCGTTCAAGCATTTTATGAGGCGGGCTGTCGTTATTTGCAATTTGATGATGTATATATTGCAGGACTTTGTGCTCCAGAACTACCATTTGCGAAAAGTGAGTTAGAGAGACAGGAATTAATTGATTTAGCTTTAGCTGTAGTTAATGGTGTACTAGAAGGAAAGCCAGAAGATTTAGTAGTGACAACGCATCTTTGCCGTGGAAACTATCAATCTACTTGGGCATTTGAAGGTCCGTATGACAAAATTGCTCCTAGCTTTTTTGCAAAAGAAAAGGTAGATGGTTTCTTCTTAGAGTTTGATGATGAACGCTCTGGTGGATTCAAACCGCTTGAGTTTGTACCAAATGGTGGAGCACAAGTAGTTTTAGGTGTATTTACTTCGAAGACAGGAGAATTAGAAGATAAAGAAGCGATCAAAGCACGTGTAGAAGAAGCATCTAAATATGTTTCCCTTGAGCAGCTTTGCATCAGCCCACAATGTGGATTTGCTTCCACTCATCATGGAAATATATTAACAGAAGAGGAACAATGGAATAAACTGAAATACATTGTTGATATTTCAAAAGAGATTTGGGGATAAGAAGAGAGTAGAAAACAGACACATAAAGGAAAACCATTCCGTTTGAGGTGCATATTTTTAAATAGGCACTGAAATGACTATTGTATTGGCATATAAAAAGGGGACTCGCCATAGTAATTGGCGAGTTTTTTAATTGGGAATATAGAACATCACTCAGAGGTGATATGGTTAATCGTAATTTTTTAATTGGATATCTTCTCCTTTACCGAAGAACCGAGAAAGTAAAATTAGCGGAGTTTTTCCGGTTACATGCAGAATGGCGCTTTTTTTGGAGTATATAAGGGGAGTTTTTCCGCTTGTACACAGCAAAAGCCCCCATTTCTGAAGATTTTGAGCCAATAGGCGGAATCTCTCCGTCTATTTCAGCCTTTTTTAATATTAATTACTAATTAAGCGGAATTTTTCCGTCTATTATCAGCGATCAGCTCTGACGCTTAAGGTGATCTCCCAGCTAATCAGTGGCGGACCCTTTTAATAACAGATGTGGGAATCAGAAAGCTTATTAAAATCTATAAAATTGGTAGTCAAAACAGCCCTGTAAATGACAGAAGATGATGTCATTTGCTATTTCAAACCAAAAAATTTACGCAGAAACCTTAATAAATAAAGAAAAGACATATGCCCAATGGAGTTAGGCACTTTTAACGAGTCTAACTCCTTGTTTTATAATCGAACGACAAAGGTACTACCACAATCTTTCTTGCTCTCTACATGAATCTCCCCATCACATAGCTCCACGATTCGTTTTACAAGTGCCAATCCTAGCCCATTTCCTGATTTGGAATGAGAGGTATCCCCTTGATA from Niallia sp. FSL W8-0635 carries:
- a CDS encoding 5-methyltetrahydropteroyltriglutamate--homocysteine S-methyltransferase, giving the protein MTKTIIKAPFRADHVGSLLRPQSIHDARKKFADGVITSEELRAVETEEIKRIVDKQIEIGLQAVTDGEFRRRFWHTDFMEHLNGVEGYVPDHGYKFNGVETEAYDVRVTGKVSFNLNHPHLKDFKEFYEIVGDRAVAKMTIPSPNQLFNAGIRNEEIYPNIEDYANDIIQAYRDAVQAFYEAGCRYLQFDDVYIAGLCAPELPFAKSELERQELIDLALAVVNGVLEGKPEDLVVTTHLCRGNYQSTWAFEGPYDKIAPSFFAKEKVDGFFLEFDDERSGGFKPLEFVPNGGAQVVLGVFTSKTGELEDKEAIKARVEEASKYVSLEQLCISPQCGFASTHHGNILTEEEQWNKLKYIVDISKEIWG